A stretch of the Octopus bimaculoides isolate UCB-OBI-ISO-001 chromosome 8, ASM119413v2, whole genome shotgun sequence genome encodes the following:
- the LOC106875672 gene encoding dynactin subunit 4: MATYRDIDKVKYLCDCGKKHPICWLYLCRHCFKLRCGDCLLHEVDSHFCPCCLENLPSTEAKLRKNRCGSCFDCPSCGHLLSTRATNTFIVNPEDPTKNIPKKMYYLACGFCRWTTRDIGIGDKPVATGGWQDLESPHLDRVTMLLEYYKKLSLKENSEKEREKFIKRRGHIYYTDKFSLATVALKRKALNSPSAALHDDDTTILEIEPAETVTEFPELDDEIFATPIQLNKITTIDQRLSSPEFQPVQVNNMYPRHKHLQVRKSVRCKKCDHNLIKPDYNSASTKFKIQSTAMYHVPELRISNYNVFSPKKEKKISLTLSNPAIYNMDIEFSLVQGEDLYSTAKVELPKKKIVLARRDEDALYEGSSSLENVFDDDPAVIVSRKLNKIIFVIGVTPVISEGEVRVAFVMRHTYKNVTLGLPSEKEEVQTVWLDHTIYAQLGQIQ; the protein is encoded by the coding sequence ATGGCGACGTATCGTGATATTGATAAGGTGAAATACCTTTGTGATTGTGGCAAGAAGCATCCAATTTGTTGGCTTTATCTATGTCGACATTGTTTTAAGCTCCGATGTGGTGACTGTCTTCTACATGAAGTGGATTCCCACTTTTGTCCTTGTTGTCTTGAAAATCTACCTTCAACAGAAGCTAAGCTTCGTAAAAATCGATGTGGGAGTTGTTTTGATTGCCCCAGCTGTGGACATCTCTTGTCTACTCGAGCTACAAACACTTTTATTGTCAACCCAGAGGATCCGACGAAAAACATCCCGAAAAAGATGTACTATTTAGCTTGTGGATTTTGTCGTTGGACTACCAGAGATATTGGTATTGGTGACAAACCTGTTGCTACGGGAGGTTGGCAAGATCTGGAAAGCCCGCATCTTGATAGAGTTACTATGCTTTTAGAATACTATAAAAAGCTTTCACTGAAAGAGAACTCTGAAAAAGAACGTGAGAAATTTATTAAGAGGCGTGGTCATATTTATTATACCGATAAATTTAGTTTGGCGACCGTAGCTCTGAAACGCAAAGCATTAAACAGTCCTTCGGCAGCCTTACACGATGATGACACCACAATTCTAGAGATAGAACCTGCCGAAACAGTCACTGAATTCCCCGAACTTGACGATGAAATATTTGCTACTCCGATTCAGCTGAACAAAATTACTACTATCGACCAAAGACTATCATCACCAGAATTCCAACCAGTACAGGTGAATAATATGTATCCTAGACACAAGCATTTACAAGTGAGGAAGTCTGTCAGATGTAAGAAATGTGATCATAATCTCATCAAACCTGACTACAACTCTGCTTCGaccaaatttaaaattcaatcAACTGCCATGTATCATGTACCAGAGCTTCGAATCTCTAACTATAATGTATTTTCtccaaagaaagagaaaaaaattagccTGACCTTATCAAACCCTGCTATTTACAATATGGATATTGAATTTAGTCTTGTCCAAGGCGAAGATCTGTATTCAACTGCCAAAGTGGAGCTGCCTAAAAAGAAGATTGTTTTGGCACGACGTGATGAAGATGCATTATACGAAGGTAGCAGTTCTCTTGAGAATGTGTTCGATGATGATCCAGCAGTTATTGTGTCTCGCAAGCTGAACAAAATTATCTTTGTTATTGGTGTTACACCTGTAATTTCTGAAGGTGAGGTAAGGGTTGCATTTGTTATGCGCCATACTTATAAAAACGTTACTCTCGGTCTCCCGAGCGAAAAAGAAGAGGTGCAAACAGTTTGGTTAGATCATACAATTTATGCTCAACTTGGACAAATCCAGTAA